The DNA sequence ACGCTATTCCCAATCCATCGGCTATGTTCTGGGTGCCGACGAAGACTGGCATAATTATCGTCTGCAACGGCGTGAAGAGTTTCAATACGTCCCCGGGTATTCATCCGTGATCCAAAGCATGGATATGCACAAACGTGATATCTATGACGGGGTTGACAGCGGCTGGAGTTTTGAGTATCGAACGTATTTCGCACCGCAGGTGATCGATGGACCGCAGGGAAGGACGATCATCTACAATATCTCGGATCAAAACCGTCAACGCATTGAAGTGTATGATCTTCAGAACAGAATCGTTTGCATCAGAGAAGGTTCGCTCGCTTCCGGCGTCCGAAACCACTATTTCTACAACGCTTCAGGACAGACGGACAGCATCGTCCGCTACCAATCATTATATAATAACAACATCCTCTACAAAAAACGCGTAATGCTTTATGATGATGATGGATACAAGCAGGAAGAGCATGTCTTCGAATCCCCCGATTCATTGAATTGGGTTCAGACGGAGCGCTCATTTGTGTATTATTCGGACGGATCCTATCCTCCAGGTTTTGAATTCAGGTTGCACAATCCGCTGTTTGCCCGATCCGCACCCGGCTTTGTCTCATCCTACTTGAACCATCATTTCACCGGATTGTGCACTTCCGGTGTAGTGGATTCCGTTCTCACCCAACACTTTGCAAATGGTGAATGGTGGGACGCCGTTCGGGAGGATTATTTGGTAAATATGGAGACGCCG is a window from the Candidatus Cloacimonadaceae bacterium genome containing:
- a CDS encoding T9SS type A sorting domain-containing protein, which gives rise to MKASKPVCFWAILMLTAACLHGQAAENRISQRYSQSIGYVLGADEDWHNYRLQRREEFQYVPGYSSVIQSMDMHKRDIYDGVDSGWSFEYRTYFAPQVIDGPQGRTIIYNISDQNRQRIEVYDLQNRIVCIREGSLASGVRNHYFYNASGQTDSIVRYQSLYNNNILYKKRVMLYDDDGYKQEEHVFESPDSLNWVQTERSFVYYSDGSYPPGFEFRLHNPLFARSAPGFVSSYLNHHFTGLCTSGVVDSVLTQHFANGEWWDAVREDYLVNMETPGILSFLITITDVPYSHIPDYFPGVANFAFDADGYFRYQNYSMDDSLLPPHHESTEYSWEAAVLADDELHIPALQGFNACPNPFGQQLVLSIEMAESAKGSLSIYNIRGQKVAEVYSGNLPKGSHSYTWNPEPGLRLANGIYLAVIESGKHRRILKLSYVK